From the genome of Chelonia mydas isolate rCheMyd1 chromosome 2, rCheMyd1.pri.v2, whole genome shotgun sequence, one region includes:
- the STEAP2 gene encoding metalloreductase STEAP2 isoform X1: MESISMMGSPKNLNETFLPNGVNGIKDASKITIGIFGSGDFAKSLTIRLIKCGYHVVVGSRNPKSAAEFFPHVVDVTHHEDAVAKTNIIFVAIHREHYASLWDLKHLLIGKILVDVSNNMRVNQYPESNAEYLASLFPDSLIVKGFNVVSAWALQLGPKDASRQVFICGNNVKARHQVLELARQLNFIPIDLGALSSAREIENLPLRLFTLWKGPVVVAVSLATFFFIYSFIRDIIHPYVRNQQSDFYKIPIEIVNKTLPVVAITLLSLVYLSGLLAAAYQLYYGTKYRRLPPWLESWLQCRKQLGLLSFFFATVHVAYSLCLPMRRSERYLFLNMAYQQVHANVENSWNEEEVWRIEMYISFGIMSLGLLSLLAVTSIPSVNSALNWREFSFIQSTLGYVALLISTFHVLIYGWKRAFEEEYYRFYTPPNFVLALVLPFIVIVGKIILLFPCISRKLKRIRRGWEKSQVMEERGGTVPHLSPERITVM; the protein is encoded by the exons ATGGAATCAATCTCTATGATGGGAAGTCCTAAGAACCTCAATGAAACCTTCTTACCAAATGGTGTTAATGGTATCAAGGATGCCAGTAAGATCACAATCGGTATATTTGGAAGTGGAGACTTTGCCAAGTCCCTGACCATTAGGCTTATAAAATGTGGATATCATGTGGTCGTAGGAAGCAGAAACCCTAAATCTGCTGCTGAGTTCTTCCCACATGTGGTTGATGTTACTCACCATGAAGATGCTGTAGCAAAAACTAACATCATTTTTGTCGccatacacagagaacattatGCCTCTTTGTGGGACCTCAAGCATTTACTTATAGGTAAAATCCTTGTAGATGTTAGCAACAATATGAGAGTGAATCAGTATCCAGAATCCAATGCAGAGTATTTGGCCTCCCTGTTCCCAGATTCGCTGATTGTCAAAGGATTTAATGTCGTCTCAGCCTGGGCACTGCAGTTAGGACCAAAGGATGCCAGCAGACAG GTCTTTATATGTGGTAACAACGTTAAAGCTCGCCATCAAGTTCTTGAACTTGCCCGACAGCTGAATTTTATTCCCATTGATTTGGGGGCATTATCTTCTGCAAGGGAGATTGAAAACTTACCTCTGCGGCTGTTCACATTGTGGAAAGGGCCGGTCGTGGTGGCTGTTAGTTTGGCCACTTTTTTCTTCATCTATTCTTTCATCAGAGATATAATACATCCGTACGTGAGAAATCAGCAGAGCGACTTTTACAAGATTCCCATTGAGATTGTGAACAAGACTTTACCAGTTGTTGCTATTACTTTGTTGTCTCTGGTGTATTTATCAGGACTCCTGGCAGCTGCTTATCAGCTTTATTATGGCACTAAGTATAGGCGACTTCCTCCCTGGCTGGAGAGTTGGTTGCAATGTAGGAAACAGCTTGGACTACTCAGTTTTTTCTTTGCTACCGTGCACGTGGCTTATAGCCTCTGCTTACCTATGAGGAGGTCTGAACGATACTTGTTTCTTAATATGGCTTATCAGCAG GTTCATGCAAATGTGGAAAATTCTTGGAATGAGGAAGAAGTGTGGCGAATTGAAATGTATATCTCCTTTGGAATAATGAGTCTCGGCTTGCTTTCTTTGTTGGCAGTTACTTCCATCCCTTCAGTAAACAGTGCCTTAAACTGGAGGGAATTCAGTTTTATTCAG TCTACACTGGGATATGTCGCTCTGCTCATAAGTACTTTCCATGTGTTAATTTATGGGTGGAAAAGAGCCTTTGAAGAAGAATACTACAGGTTTTATACACCACCAAACTTTGTTCTTGCCCTTGTTTTGCCTTTTATTGTAATTGTAGGTAAGATCATTTTACTCTTTCCATGTATAAGCAGGAAACTGAAAAGAATCAGAAGAGGCTGGGAAAAAAGCCAAGTTATGGAAGAAAGAGGTGGGACTGTTCCACATCTCTCACCAGAAAGGATTACGGTGATGTGA
- the STEAP2 gene encoding metalloreductase STEAP2 isoform X2 gives MESISMMGSPKNLNETFLPNGVNGIKDASKITIGIFGSGDFAKSLTIRLIKCGYHVVVGSRNPKSAAEFFPHVVDVTHHEDAVAKTNIIFVAIHREHYASLWDLKHLLIGKILVDVSNNMRVNQYPESNAEYLASLFPDSLIVKGFNVVSAWALQLGPKDASRQVFICGNNVKARHQVLELARQLNFIPIDLGALSSAREIENLPLRLFTLWKGPVVVAVSLATFFFIYSFIRDIIHPYVRNQQSDFYKIPIEIVNKTLPVVAITLLSLVYLSGLLAAAYQLYYGTKYRRLPPWLESWLQCRKQLGLLSFFFATVHVAYSLCLPMRRSERYLFLNMAYQQVHANVENSWNEEEVWRIEMYISFGIMSLGLLSLLAVTSIPSVNSALNWREFSFIQVLIPQVSHQKYMNL, from the exons ATGGAATCAATCTCTATGATGGGAAGTCCTAAGAACCTCAATGAAACCTTCTTACCAAATGGTGTTAATGGTATCAAGGATGCCAGTAAGATCACAATCGGTATATTTGGAAGTGGAGACTTTGCCAAGTCCCTGACCATTAGGCTTATAAAATGTGGATATCATGTGGTCGTAGGAAGCAGAAACCCTAAATCTGCTGCTGAGTTCTTCCCACATGTGGTTGATGTTACTCACCATGAAGATGCTGTAGCAAAAACTAACATCATTTTTGTCGccatacacagagaacattatGCCTCTTTGTGGGACCTCAAGCATTTACTTATAGGTAAAATCCTTGTAGATGTTAGCAACAATATGAGAGTGAATCAGTATCCAGAATCCAATGCAGAGTATTTGGCCTCCCTGTTCCCAGATTCGCTGATTGTCAAAGGATTTAATGTCGTCTCAGCCTGGGCACTGCAGTTAGGACCAAAGGATGCCAGCAGACAG GTCTTTATATGTGGTAACAACGTTAAAGCTCGCCATCAAGTTCTTGAACTTGCCCGACAGCTGAATTTTATTCCCATTGATTTGGGGGCATTATCTTCTGCAAGGGAGATTGAAAACTTACCTCTGCGGCTGTTCACATTGTGGAAAGGGCCGGTCGTGGTGGCTGTTAGTTTGGCCACTTTTTTCTTCATCTATTCTTTCATCAGAGATATAATACATCCGTACGTGAGAAATCAGCAGAGCGACTTTTACAAGATTCCCATTGAGATTGTGAACAAGACTTTACCAGTTGTTGCTATTACTTTGTTGTCTCTGGTGTATTTATCAGGACTCCTGGCAGCTGCTTATCAGCTTTATTATGGCACTAAGTATAGGCGACTTCCTCCCTGGCTGGAGAGTTGGTTGCAATGTAGGAAACAGCTTGGACTACTCAGTTTTTTCTTTGCTACCGTGCACGTGGCTTATAGCCTCTGCTTACCTATGAGGAGGTCTGAACGATACTTGTTTCTTAATATGGCTTATCAGCAG GTTCATGCAAATGTGGAAAATTCTTGGAATGAGGAAGAAGTGTGGCGAATTGAAATGTATATCTCCTTTGGAATAATGAGTCTCGGCTTGCTTTCTTTGTTGGCAGTTACTTCCATCCCTTCAGTAAACAGTGCCTTAAACTGGAGGGAATTCAGTTTTATTCAGG TGCTGATTCCTCAAGTGAGCCATCAGAAGTACATGAACTTGTAA